CACCACGCGGTCATACACGTTCAGGACGAACAGCGGCATGGCCACGGCAAACAGGTTGATGACGATGGAGCCGGCGATCACGTCGCGATAAAGCCGTCGGTTCTCGCGGATGACGCCCCAGAACCAGTGGCGCGAGCGCTGCTTGCCGACCTCGGGACCGCGCGCATCGAAACGAAAGCGCGGACGCACGTAGATGGCCTGGCCGCTGTAGCTCTCGCTCAGGCCTTCGAGATCGACCTCGCTCACGGCATCGCCAAGCTCGGGGAAGATCACCCTGGCACGGCGCGCCTTGAAGTCCAGTGCCATGAGCACGCAGGCACGCCCCGGCTCCAGTAGCAGTACGGCGGGAAAGAGTGCCGGATTGAGCTGCGCCAGCCGGCTCTTGACGATTCGCGCCGTCATGCCGGCCCGGGTGGCGGCCCGGGGAAAGACACCGGGAGTGAGCCGCCCCTCTTCCAGCGGCAGGCCCGCCGTCAATGCATCGGGCGTCACCGCATGGTCATGGGCCAGGGCGATGGTTTGCAGGCACTCGAGCAGCTCGTCGCGAACGGCCGAGCGGGCTGCACCCAGGGAGGAATCCAGTACTTCTTGCTGTGTCACGGGGACCTCGGGCATGAGGCCCGTCCGACCATACCGGACGGGTGGCGCTATAAACGATTGCTGCTTGCTGCTTGCGCCGAGCGAACTCGGCACAAGCAGCCTTTACCCAGGTCGCTCAGCCTTGTACGACGTAACTGTCGGCGTAACCGAGACGCTTCAGTTCGGCACGCAGGGCCGCCAGCTCGCCAGGGTCGCCGATGGGGCCGAGCTGCACGCGGTGCAGGTCGGCGCTGCTGACCAGCCGCATCGGCTGGGCCAGCGTGGCGCTGAGCTGATGACCTATGCCCTGTGCACGCTCGGAGCTGCTCAGTGCGACGACTTGCAGGTAAGCGCCCTGTTCCACGACCATCTCTTGCCGCTCGACCTGCTCTGCAATTCTCGCTTCTCCGTAGAGGCTGACCACGGGCTGGGTTTCGCCCCAGACGCTGGCGACATCCAACGTCTCTGCGGCTTCAGTTGCCTGGCTCACCTCTCCGGGCCACTGCTGGGTGGAAGACAGGTCGAGATTTTCCCCCACGCGCTCGAGAGTCACCTCCACGCGACGGTTCTGACGTCGTCCTTCTGCCGTGTCGTTGGAGGCGACCGGCTGTCGCGAGCCATAGCCGCGGGTCTGGACCAGGCCACGATCGACGCCTTGGCTGACCAGGTAATCCGCCACGCTGTCGGCCCGCCGCTGTGAAAGCGGATCGTTGATGGCATCGCTGCCGGTGCTGTCGGCATGGCCGGCAACGAAGATCCGCGCCAGATCGGTACGATTGCGGATCTGGCCCGCCAGCTCGGTGAGTTCCTGACGCGCATCGGGACCCAGCTCGGCGCTGTTGACGGCAAACAGCGCATCGGCGGAAAGCGTGATGTCGGGAGCGCGCGTCGGTGCCGGCGCGCTGATGCCACGGGTAAAGTCGGCCAGGGTGTAGCCGCCGGGACCTTCGACCGGACAGAGGATGCTGGGGTCGAGTGCCACACCGTCGCTGCCCAGCTCGGCCAGGGTCGGCATGTCGTCGCGCATCACGCCCAGAGCCTGCATCAGTTGCCCCATGGCGGCCAGCGTACGCGCATCGGCAAGGGCAATGTCGTACTGAGCGTTGGTATAGGCCCGGCTTGCCTCGAAGTATTCGTTCTCGCTGTCGAGCACGTCGAGCAGGGTGCGCTGGCCGATGTCGAACTGCTGCTGATAGGCACCACGGACACGGTCAATCGACTGACGGTGCTCGTTGAGATAACGAATCTGTTCACGCAGGCGCTGGGTGTCGTTGTAGGCGATCTGAGTGGTCTGCCTCACGTTGGTGCATGCCAGGTCGCGCTGATCGATCGCCTGTTCGACGCGGTCGCTGGCCGCCCGGTACGAGGCCAGATCACTCCCGCCACGGTACAGGTTCATGCTGGCCACCAGCTCGATGCTGTGGCGATCGCGCCGACCGAAGCCATCGAAACCGTTCTCGTTGTTGTTGGTACCTGTGCGTCCCCGCAGGTCCAGGCGCGGCTGGAACCCAGCCTTGCTGCCCGCCTGCTCCGCTCTCGCCGCCTCGATGTTCTCGATGGCGGCGTGGAAGTCCGGATTGCCCTGGAAGGCGAGGTCGACGGCTTCTCTCACCGAGGGCGGCAAGCGCTCGTCGAGCGGCGGC
This portion of the Billgrantia sulfidoxydans genome encodes:
- a CDS encoding TolC family outer membrane protein; the encoded protein is MRQALTSNPEVKAAMNALSAAGHDVGVARGNYLPSIDLAAGIGIEEREGDGRGSYDTDFAELRLTQMLYDGFATRSEVERLDRAELVRYYELLGASENVALEATQAYLDVSRYRELVRLAQSNYADHLRVYNQIEERVRSGAGRGVDLEQISGRLALAESNLMTEASNLHDVTARYQRIVGGLPAENLTPPPPLDERLPPSVREAVDLAFQGNPDFHAAIENIEAARAEQAGSKAGFQPRLDLRGRTGTNNNENGFDGFGRRDRHSIELVASMNLYRGGSDLASYRAASDRVEQAIDQRDLACTNVRQTTQIAYNDTQRLREQIRYLNEHRQSIDRVRGAYQQQFDIGQRTLLDVLDSENEYFEASRAYTNAQYDIALADARTLAAMGQLMQALGVMRDDMPTLAELGSDGVALDPSILCPVEGPGGYTLADFTRGISAPAPTRAPDITLSADALFAVNSAELGPDARQELTELAGQIRNRTDLARIFVAGHADSTGSDAINDPLSQRRADSVADYLVSQGVDRGLVQTRGYGSRQPVASNDTAEGRRQNRRVEVTLERVGENLDLSSTQQWPGEVSQATEAAETLDVASVWGETQPVVSLYGEARIAEQVERQEMVVEQGAYLQVVALSSSERAQGIGHQLSATLAQPMRLVSSADLHRVQLGPIGDPGELAALRAELKRLGYADSYVVQG